The region cagcacactgcgcctgcatccagggaccccagcccagctgcgggctcctgttggggccggggggagtgcaggcaggcatggcacatacagacacagggctccttgcgtccctgtctctgcggcagcaccagctctatactgcctcagggggacccctcacagggcccccctctcgcttacagccccaccgctatcctgcctttaaatccggaggggtccggttcagatccgaccccctcccggactttcacgccggcctggagcccttctgggcctcaggcatctaatttaggccccggcttcggcctagctgaagcagcagcctcctctccgtcccccagcccgccccccggatgacaaatatgacactctacagtgtcatacagggggcggatcgagacagaaagggcgggttttttacagccttgccgcctttttccagctctccgcccccttctcctcctctcttctctgtctctgcagccattttcggctgcagattaaccctgcatctcccggtctgcaggaccaggaccaggcagccagtctccggggggcacaggactgtggatcttcggcgctggacctcggggcacactggtggggtaagatcacagctgggttctttttactcagctgtgaatccatattacctataaggctcccctgtaggttctctacccctgtaaggtccatctgctggcagcacctctgcactttgtgcattatgcagggctcaaggtccaagagaacaaggcagaactgctattatgcattctgcacagcctgcgggaccgctctccccagtagtagcacgtacccgtattgtcagaactgtatacaaactaatgtgtcacagcctcaagaagcccctgccaatgcctcggtgtctaatgccacgccggaatgggctactcagatgtcgcaatctatgacgcagtctatagataacctaacttccacattgcttcaggctctgcagggtcatgccccggctatgaccgttacccagcaaagggagaactTGCCTCAgggacaagatgaccctggcacatccacgtctagacgcaagcggatccatagatcaagtccatctgcgtcatcccatagcacacggtcatccccctctagggagagacaccgtagctccaggtcatctagaccgtcccattccagggacagacaatgcagatctccgcaatccccaaacAGAGAGGGCCTCCTCCCCTgcccacccagcaggggacgcctcagtgatacacaggatttggaaggcatctgcgactctgactcggacagagaaacggaggggtccctgatcccaatccctcctagcaatatagcgctagttgaggacataatatcgtccatccatcgggtgctggacatttctgatccgccaccagaggccccagaacataagatttcctttgaaggacctctgaagccgcctaaggttttctctaaccacccggagtttaaggcgatccttaaaaaacagctctcacagcctgagaaaaaattcgctaatcgcaaatatctggaggcgatgtaccccttcccacagaaggacaccaaggaatggacagatccacctgaagtggatccctcagtctccaggctagcagcacagaccctcctttcactgccagatagctcaaccctcagggacgcagcagaccggcaggtagaacgcatggctcgttcaattttcgaggcagcaggggcatccctggctcccgcgttcgcctcagtttgggctgccaaggccatcctggcctgggcaaagaatttacaagccttccaagcatccgctcctgaactgtcggaccaagtggttcaaattgcagttgtagcagattacatgctccaggcagctctggattcagcaaggggagtggcggggatagcatcaaacgccatcacaattcggcgtatcctctggctgcgggaatggaaagcggacgcagcctcaaaagtccctcacgcacctcccctacctcagtgggagacttttcggtgaacagttggacactatgatatccaacgccacagggggtaagagtacttctcttccccaactgaaacctaaacgcacttacaagaagcgtaaccaaactcgattccgatcctttcggaattcctccggctggtccgtctcatgtccagtacaaaatcgtaaccgttccccacgcagggacaactcacgatcgacgtaaaggtcggacaagacctggcagtcaaaagcaggccagtctaagcccagaggaggaaaatctcagactttctcctcctcatgactcacggactccggaagacaccacaccagtaggcggctgaCTTttgctttcatcaagtctggctgcctattacagaagacaggtgggtcacggaactagtgtcttccggatacaaaatagacttcacctccagcccaccggaccggttcttcctctctgtccccccaaaaccaccagccaaggctcgagcctaccaccaagcggtctcctcgctttgtcaatcaggagtcatagtaccggtacccacgaccgaccgcttccgagggttctactccaatctgttcgtagttcccaagaaaggaggcagcgtacggcccatactagacctaaaacagctcaacaaatatgtacgggtccgtcacttccgcatggagtcccttcagtccatcattgcgtccatggagaagggagaatatctcgcctccatagacatacaagacgcatacctgcatatacccattgcacctgcccatcagaggtttctcaggttcgcaataggccaggaccactaccaattcgtggctctcccctttggactcgccacggctcccagagtgttcaccaaggtcatggcagcaaccatggacgtcctgcattccagaggcatagtagtcgttccatacctggacgatctactcatcaaggctcccaccttcaaggactgcgagctcagcgtctcaatcacaaccgatactctcagtcgcatgggctggttaatcaacctacaaaagtcatcaccaaccccgagtcagtccctgaccttcctgggaatgttattcaacacttccaggggtctagtgctccttcccaaggacaaggcactggccctccgactagcagttcgcaccctcctccgcaaaccccatcgatctctccggtttgccatgagagtcctcggcaagatggcagcagcaatagaagccgtcccatttgcccattttcacctcagacctctccaactagccattctcaagtcctgggacaggaatcccttctctctcgacagggagttccagctaacgtcgtcaaccaggaggtccctgcactggtggctcaagccaacctcgctagcaaaggggaaatcctttctctcaggtcaatggaaggttctgaccaccgacgcgagtctgacgggttggggtgcggcgcacctacaccacagggcacagggcaagtggcccccagcggaagcgaccatgcccatcaacatcctggaaattcgtgccatccttctggcattgagggccttccatcacttactggcagcctctcacatcaggatacagtcggacaatgccacggctgtggcatatgtgaatcatcaaggggggacccgcagtacccaggcgatgcgggaagtgtcacatatcctccgctgggcggaggacacagggtcggttctttcggcggtccacattccgggtgtggacaactgagaagcagacttcctcagccgacaaggaatagactcgggagagtggtctctccatcccgaaatttttcaacagatctgtctccgctgggggaccccggatgtggacctaatggcatcccatttcaatgccaaggtctccaacttcattgccagaacacacgatccgcggtcgctcggagctgacactctggttcaggactggacccagttccagcttctgtacatttttccacctcctccccctgatatccagagtggtgaggaagatcaaaaaagagggagttccaaccatcctcattgcaccggactggaccagacgcacatggtacgccgacatcgtacaactcacagcagacaccccttggcgtctccccgaccgccacgatcttctatcacaagggccgttctaccaccagaactcaggggctctcaatttgacggcgtggcccttgagacctgggttctaacccaggcagggctctcgacagatgtcattggaaccatgatcagagcacggaaaccagcctctgccaagatttattaccgtacctggaaagctttctttacctggtgcgaatctcgtggccagatcccactcccttattccctacccaaagttcttggttttctccaagcgggtctggaggccaggctgtcattgggctcgcttaagagccaggtgtcagccctctcagtgcttttccaaaagcgcattgctaccaagctgcaagtaaggactttccttcagggggtttcccgattggttcccccctacagacgaccactagaaacgtgggacctcaacctggtcctgacagcattgcaggaaccacccttcgaaccccttaaggaggtcctgctccgccttctttcccagaaggtggttttcctggtggcaatcacctcgctacgcagggtgtctgaactgacagcactctcctgcagacggcctttcctggcatttcaccaggacaaggtagttcttcgtacggtcccatccttccttccgaaggttgtgtccaacttccacctcaatgagaaattcactaccatccctttgtccggttccggttcatagagtggagaaggctctgcatacgcttgaccttgtcaggtctttgcgtatatacgtgtctaggactgcgtccttccagaggtctgattctcttttcctccttccggaaggcggtcacaagggtatgccagcttccaaagctactcttgccaggtggatcaaatccaccatacaagaggcgtaccgccttaagaattctcctcttccagccggtattacggcacactctacacgggcggtaggggcctcctgggccattcggcaccaggcttcggcacaacaagtgtgtaagacggccacttggactagcttacacacatttactaaacactacagggttcatacccagtcctcagcggacgcgagcctgggtagacgtgtcctgcagccggcggtgccctaagtgtacgggcctgtctgcacaatattcgtccattgcttcccacccagggactgctttaggacgtcccatggtcctgtgtcccccaatgaggcgacagagtaaaggagatttttgtgtactcaccttaaaatctttctcttagcctctaattgggggacacagctcccaccctgttgccctttccgggctgttgtaactgagttctcatattgtttcttgagctcgtacatagttgccttcttacaggcataattatgttattcatgttacgttcctcctactgctttggcacaaaactggagaaggctgatgccgtccaggggtgtatactgcacaggaggagccacagttaatctttttcagattatgcatagtgtcgcctcctagtggacagcagcataacacccatggtcctgtgtcccccaattagaggctaagagaaagagattttacggtgagtacacaaaaatctcctttttcttcCTGTACCTGTGCTTAAGTTAACCAGCTTAGCATTGTTTAAATGCCCTTTTGCAGGTTACCACTTTACctacaggtaaatagcatttttgtggctGACCTGTTtgctttaaagtggttgtccactactaggacatttCAGCATTACTTGTCGTTGACCtaaccacacttttttttttttttacaaaagtggtTTAATGCCATTCTATCGCTTCCCATGAGTTGCTCTATTTGCAAAAGGATTGTTGGAAAGTAATTGCTATTATTCCTGACTTTGATTTCCTAACCACCTCCTCCCATCTTCATCCTCGCAGGAAGCAGTGTATAGAGCTGGAGCAGCAGTTTGACTTCTTAAAGGATCTCGTCGCCACTGTCCCAGACATGCAGGGAGAGAATGAAGACAATCACACGGAAGGGGAAAAGGTGTCACGGAGGTACCAAGGTTTTTTCATTTAATAATGATAGTAATTATcatcttttaggctgtgtgcacacgttgcggatttttcgcgtttttttttttcgctataaaaatgcatttaaaaagcatacattatgcatcccatcatttagaatgcattctgcaatttttgtgcacatgatgcatttttttccattaaaaaaaatgtatcgcggtaaaaaacgcagcatgttcattaattttgcggatttttcgcgtttttcccgctatttaatgcattgggaagctccggaaaaaacgcgtcaaaagcacacaaaaaaaaaaaacgcatgcggatttcttgcagaaaatgtccggttttgctcaggaaatttctgcaagaaatcctgaacatgtgcacatagcctcaccgtTCAAACAGATGGAAAAGTTTCTGCTCTCAAAAGCTTACGATCTGAGGAAATAAGAGTGGCAAAAAACACAAGGGTTCGGCCATATTcagttttaaaaataaaaacaaattgccTGATAATATGCATAAAGCCTCAGATTGTGTTGGTGCTGCAGAGGTCAGTTTTCTTTTGGGTGGTGttgtgtttttttggggtttttttttcgtGATCGGAGTTGTTTTGGGGATTTTATTTCAAAATCTTTGAGGTCGGACATATTGCTTTAAGATCACAGGCTTTACTGTCCACTGCCTGCGCTTTACAGCTCCTTCTGAATTTGGGGACACTGTACACAATATCTGCTCTGTAAATTAATCAGTGACCGGAAACCATTTCTTTTTTGAATGATCGTACTCCTGTCGATGGCaggaatacagtgatcatcagaggCAACACGTAAAATCAGGCTGATGGCACGGGCTAGGAGATTAGCAGGGGAACAAGGAAGCAGTTGCACAAGGTAACTTAGTTTCCCCTCTGTATTCCGTTAGGGTATTTTCAcaggttgcttttttttttgtttttgtagaaAACCATAGTGTTTTACTGTACAAGCAAAGCGAATGAGATTTTTGAAGTCTCATGCTCACAGTGCTTATTTTTCCCTTGCCGCATTGTATCCATTCTTGCGCCATTTGTGCAGCAAGTTACACCCATACTAATGAAGGAGGaaaaaatacgcaacaaaaaaacatgcaaaaatacgCCTATTTTATGTAATAATTTCCCTGCATAAacatcagtatttgcagcagatttttctagtCTGATGGCACGCTCTCACATTGCCCATTTGTGGTTTGCAATTGCATTTGGCTTTTAACCACAGACACTGATTTTATATATTTATCAAAGGGGTCGCAAACCAGGAAGCAGTCGAAAAAATGGAGGGACAGCAATGAAAGGAAAAGATAAAAAGCAATCAGAAACGGACTCCGAGCAAGAGGTGAGTGTTATTTTCAAACAAATTTTTGAGGACAATTGGGTACTCTAGGGCTGTTCTTAAAATCTTGTAAGAAAAAATATTTGAAAACTTATTTATATTTCAAATGTTAATTTGTGgtaggttgttttttgttttggttttgttttttcccCTTTAACTCAGGTAATTTTTACATGTATTTTTGCTATAGGCTTCTCTgtaagacattattattattattattattattatgctattTATTctgtggcgctttacatgtgaggaggggtatacataataaaaaccaaGTACAAACAAGTACAAGTACGTCTACTTGTACTGGCCGCCGCTGGGTACTGTACATCtgactcctattcaaatcaatagaaggCAGGTGTGCAGTACCCTGTGGCGTTCACTTCAAGTAGACGGAGCATTTCGGCAAGTGAGTACTTGTAGCCAGCAACACCGGTAACAGGTGATCGGCGGGGTGCCGAGTTACGGTCcccagccgatcagacattgatgacctattcttgggataggccatcagtgtaaaagtagtggacaacctcttttaagGGCAATTATTCTGCAAGTTAATCAGAAGTTTAATTTTAACAGGACGACTCAGAAGGCACCGAGTCGGAAGGTGACGAAGAAATGTGTCCGGCCCCACCTGCAAATATTCAATCCCAAGTCTCATTTCAAAGGTAACGTATGTGGCGCAAATTGAAGACTTGTATAAATGGAGTGTTAGAAATTGATACAACCCAGCTCTAGAGTTATGCATGAACATTGGGGGGAAAATATAATTGTGTATACATACATTGGTCTTTTATTTCTTACATTTCAttattggtttttgtttttttctaattttattttCAGTCCTCCTCCAGCTCCAACCTTCCGACATTTTCAGTCCGTACCAGTCATGCCCTCGGCACCTGCTGCTTTGCCCACTATGCCAGCCCCATCGCTGCCCGCTGGCTGTGACGAAGAGGAAGATTATGACTCGTAGCCTCCGGACAAACCAGTTCAAATTCCGTTTTCATTTATTTGCTTACTTTGGTTTTtgttcttttattgttttggtttttaaaTTGGGCCCATCGGCCCCTGGGTTGGATGAGGGCTGGGGGGTAAATGTGTTCTTAAGTTTATTAaaaaaggaggtggaggaaaccgatTTTTGTTGTTATTTCACAAGACTTGGTTGTCATTCACACATCATGCTGATGCTTCAAAAGGAAAACTACCAGAGGAGACCAGGGAAAGGTAAATGTACATTAGGATTGTGCATACAGATTTTAATGTCCTTTCATACAGCAATTTTGATATTTTGAAATTGAGACAAGTAAATAAcactacattttatttttttttacctaccTGCTTCTGATTCCACTTTGTTTCATTCTTTTCTCGAGAAATTTGTGTGTATTTAACGGAGTTAATTTTTCTGTTAATTCAGTTCCATTTTGATCTAGTGAATGACTGATTAGTCAATTGCAAAATAGGGTGAGATTTAACAATCAGTGTTTCCTAATGCAGAGGTGGGGGGAGGCTCCTACTGCAGCCATTATATTACAGCCACACGCTATCCATTGGGGCATCTTTCTCCTGCGTTCACTGtagcatattattattatatagcacaTACTTCACACAGAAACAtacttgattaaccccttcacgacatgcgccgtactagtacagcgcatgtcgtgtctccccctctgatgtgggctctggcggtgagcccacatcaaagttgcgacatcTCAGCTGTTTTGtacgcgcgcaatagcggcgggtgaaatcgcgatccacccgccgctattaaccagttaaataccgctgtcaaacgctgacagcggcatttaagtaccgcttccggccgtgcatgatcacatgatcgggggtcagcgatttatcaggatagtaaccagaggtctccttgagacctctatggttactgatgccggcttgctgtgagcgccaccctgtggtcggcgctcatagctagCCTGCAATTcggctgcataggagcgatctgatgatcgctgctatgtagctgagccgatccagttgtgccagcttctagcctcccatggaggctattgaagcatggcaaaagttaatttttaaaacaattttttttttttttttatgataaaaataaaaaatatataagtttaaatcaccccctttcgccccatccaaaataaaacaataacaaaatcaaacatacacatatttggtttcgccgCGTTCAGTATCGCCTGatcaatcaatttaaaaaaaaaaaagcattaacctgatcgctaaacagcatagcgagaaaacaattaaaaacgccagaattacgtttttttttgtcgccgtgacattgcattataatgcaataacaggcaatcaaaagcacttatctgcaccaaaatggtatcattaaaaacgccagctcggcgcacaaaaaataagtctGGAAAGAAACAGAAAGAGTCCTACTCTGCCTCCAGCTTTGTGTTTTATTTAGATACTCTAATACTGCTCTTCTAAcatctagagcaggggtccccatcctgtagctcgggagccacatgtggctcgcggtcccatgaactgtggctcgcggctgtctgtcagcttggtgcattagctccagttgtagcaaacagttatgaagagcacatctgaaaatggtgaattttgtgagcaaccctgcacaaaagagcagatctggatgcacatataatgGTCTGAGGGGTTTTGAGATTATttaagaggaggtgtttgaagctggatgtgtcttgggagtgctttataggagaacactgaatgggggtattgtaggaacccatggatttttgtatactgctttggggtgattgatttttgtggaaaagctttggctacCATTATTGTGAGGGGGCGAGAACTgattgtggctcgcgaccctctctcagagctgaatgtggctctcaaggttagaaacgttggggacctctgatctagaGTATGACACTTCTGTTCTGCTGTAACTGGATTATCGTAAAAGGATGGCAAATATATTTCCTGGCTTCTATGGAATATAGAAGCTACCTTTGCTAAATATGCTGGGTCTGGCTTCAAATCAATTTTATCTTGAAAGACCATTAGATAGGGAGGGTCCACTAATAATGCCTGGATATCACTGACCAGTCTAGCAGAAGTTAAGGCTAACAAAAGGGCTGTCTTTAGGGTCAGAACCTTAATTGAGGCAGAACCTAACGGCTCAAAGGGAGGCTGTGTTAATGCATCTAACACTAAGTTCAAATCCCATGGCAGCAATCTAGCAATATGAACTGGGTTACTAAGCTCAGTACCTTAATAAATCTAGAGACCCATCTATTTCCCGCCATGTTGCTGTTATATAAAGCTGACACCTGAACTCTAAGGGTATTCACTACCAACCCCAATTCTCGGCCCTTCTGCAAGAATTCCAGAATTGCCGGAATATGAACATGATCTGTTAGGGGATGTTGATGGAACGTTAGAaacttttccaggacgtccctactgacagcaccttggaggacgtccttctcctccttgcagggacaggaaacacacgagagtttaaatatccggctccaccctccaatcctcagtgtttttcctgtccctgtatggagggacacacgtagagaagcagcaatttaccgagctcagggggatcgagcggtcctccaatccttccccctgtcaagcggctcagggtcgaaactccccggaggggagtccctctaccccagaGACCCGGAGTGGGTCGATGCTCCGGGATTGAACCACTCCCCCCGTTGGGGGGCTATCGGTTCAGGACGTGGCGACGATCCAGGCAGGCCTCCATCCGGCAGAGCGCGCGGTCAGGAGACGCTACAGCCAGTCGGCACTTCCGTGTCTGGGGAGCCGCGACACTTCCGGTCTCAAGGAGCCGGCGAAACGTCACTTCCAGTGGCGTTCTATGAGCGGGGAAAGCAGACGCTCCAACTGGAGAACGCTGTCAGAGCGGTCGCTTCTGTGTTAGCGTCCAGCACCTGCATCAGGAGCGGTATCGTCTGCCTCAGGAACCGGCTATGGAAGACAGAAACGACGAGGAAGGGGTAAGCCTGCCCTGGGCAGTACACCCTTTGTATTCTCTAAACTCCTCGCTCCCtctagcctattactccctatcttataTTGTTTAGGATAAGGGGAAACCCCGCTGCTCCCCCGGCCACAGCCAAAAAAAAATCTGGGAAGGCCACAATGAAGAGCATCAGATGTCCTGTATGCCATACTAAACTCCCAGACTCCCATGGCAAGACTCTCTGTGCCACCTGTACGTCTAAGGTTATGAAGGATGAGCAGTCATCAATGTTctccgagatgagatcccttatacggGAAGAGGTGC is a window of Ranitomeya variabilis isolate aRanVar5 chromosome 2, aRanVar5.hap1, whole genome shotgun sequence DNA encoding:
- the DRAP1 gene encoding dr1-associated corepressor produces the protein MPSKKKKYNARFPPARIKKIMQTDEEIGKVAAAVPVIISRALELFLESLLKKACQVTQSRSAKTMTTSHLKQCIELEQQFDFLKDLVATVPDMQGENEDNHTEGEKVSRRGRKPGSSRKNGGTAMKGKDKKQSETDSEQEDDSEGTESEGDEEMCPAPPANIQSQVSFQSPPPAPTFRHFQSVPVMPSAPAALPTMPAPSLPAGCDEEEDYDS